The Thalassotalea nanhaiensis genome has a window encoding:
- a CDS encoding TraB/GumN family protein, whose product MSTLGKILSTFTLLAISFISFADAPVWQVSKNGETVFFGGTVHVLSESDYPLPAAFDKAYQQSAVLVFEMDMSLTQTMAFQQQMLQQMTYQDGRTYADDLKPETVKKLNAYMESKGIPVANLQMFKPSMLSITLTMVELQRLGLGGTGVDAFFNTKGIADKKSFKYLELPEQQISYLANMGKGYEDELINYTLDDMKKLPTVMQQMKDAWRKGDNEELYNVAGKEWQESFPKSYNELLVERNNNWMPAVEGYFNTKEVEFVLVGAMHLVGEEGVLSQLKAKGYTIKQL is encoded by the coding sequence ATGTCAACATTAGGGAAAATCCTCTCAACATTCACCCTTCTCGCAATTAGTTTTATAAGTTTTGCCGATGCACCTGTTTGGCAGGTGAGTAAAAATGGTGAAACAGTTTTTTTTGGCGGTACGGTTCATGTACTTAGTGAGAGTGATTATCCATTGCCCGCTGCATTTGATAAAGCGTATCAACAATCAGCTGTTTTAGTGTTTGAAATGGATATGAGCCTGACTCAAACAATGGCGTTTCAACAACAAATGCTACAGCAGATGACTTATCAGGATGGCAGAACTTATGCTGATGATTTAAAACCTGAAACGGTTAAAAAGTTAAATGCTTATATGGAAAGCAAAGGTATTCCTGTTGCAAATTTGCAAATGTTCAAGCCTTCTATGCTTTCAATTACATTAACTATGGTAGAGCTTCAGCGTCTAGGTTTAGGTGGTACTGGGGTTGATGCATTCTTTAATACTAAAGGTATTGCGGATAAAAAATCATTTAAATACCTAGAGTTACCGGAACAGCAAATTTCCTATCTCGCTAATATGGGTAAAGGCTATGAAGATGAACTCATCAATTACACGCTTGATGATATGAAAAAATTGCCAACAGTCATGCAGCAAATGAAAGACGCTTGGCGAAAAGGTGATAATGAAGAACTTTATAATGTTGCCGGCAAAGAATGGCAGGAAAGCTTTCCTAAGTCGTATAATGAACTTCTAGTTGAACGTAATAATAATTGGATGCCTGCAGTTGAGGGATATTTTAACACTAAGGAAGTCGAGTTTGTATTAGTAGGGGCAATGCATTTAGTCGGCGAAGAGGGCGTGTTAAGCCAACTAAAAGCTAAAGGGTATACAATTAAGCAGCTATAA
- a CDS encoding cytochrome b/b6 domain-containing protein, with protein MQTVKVWDNFTRIYHLSQLILLALLWYTGENAEFEWHFICGFTLAGLWLTRLAWGFIGSDTSKFIHFVKTPISVLKAWKSNSIATPHHGHNPVGGYMVMFLLFCLGMQLITGLFASDDVLAEGPLYMSVSESFAETMDSLHHQTFNVLLVLVGLHALAGILHVLRGDNVILAIFTGKKKTKQSVEPLKLKSAMFPLAIWTVFSYVIYSWGMTAASF; from the coding sequence ATGCAAACAGTTAAAGTTTGGGATAATTTCACCCGAATTTACCATTTAAGCCAGCTAATATTGCTGGCTTTATTATGGTATACCGGTGAAAACGCTGAGTTTGAATGGCATTTTATCTGTGGATTCACTCTCGCAGGTTTATGGCTTACTCGCTTGGCTTGGGGGTTTATCGGTAGTGACACATCCAAGTTTATTCATTTCGTTAAAACGCCGATATCAGTGTTAAAAGCATGGAAAAGCAATTCCATTGCTACTCCACATCATGGTCATAACCCTGTTGGTGGCTATATGGTGATGTTTCTTTTGTTTTGCTTAGGTATGCAACTCATTACTGGGTTATTTGCCAGCGACGATGTTTTAGCAGAAGGGCCTTTATACATGTCTGTTAGCGAATCGTTTGCCGAAACCATGGATTCATTACACCATCAAACATTTAATGTATTGTTAGTATTGGTAGGGCTACACGCGCTTGCTGGCATTTTACATGTGCTTAGAGGTGATAATGTAATTCTTGCAATATTCACAGGTAAAAAGAAAACCAAACAGAGCGTTGAGCCATTAAAACTTAAATCCGCAATGTTCCCTTTAGCTATTTGGACAGTGTTCTCTTATGTTATATACAGTTGGGGCATGACTGCCGCGAGTTTTTAG